The following proteins are co-located in the Leptospira sp. WS4.C2 genome:
- a CDS encoding helix-turn-helix domain-containing protein, whose translation MNLSQEELAQKSGVSASSIARLETGKGNISLLNLLSLLKELDLLKEFQLTFRDPHLSLALLAKSKTKKLRQRVRKQRKTSPNEKKEWIWGNQNE comes from the coding sequence ATGAACCTTTCTCAAGAAGAATTAGCGCAAAAGAGTGGGGTTTCTGCATCATCCATTGCTCGATTAGAAACTGGTAAGGGTAATATTTCCTTACTCAATTTACTTTCTCTTTTGAAAGAATTAGACCTACTTAAAGAATTTCAACTCACCTTTCGGGATCCCCATCTTTCACTAGCACTTCTTGCAAAATCTAAAACAAAAAAGCTGAGACAAAGAGTAAGAAAACAAAGGAAAACATCACCTAATGAAAAGAAGGAATGGATCTGGGGAAATCAAAATGAGTGA
- a CDS encoding type II toxin-antitoxin system HipA family toxin yields the protein MSDPVTLAKVYLWGSVVGYISWNEEAGFASFEYDNEFLNAPVEPSPLFMPKSRSLYSFRNLNVDTFKGLPGMLADSIPDKFGNALIDVWLSTMGRDSKSFNPVERLCYIGERGMGALEFKPATYKLRITNVPIEVAEMVQMASEILTNRKKFSSKLELENQKKLNQSLTSLLTIGTSAGGARAKCIIAYNEKTGEVRSGQVKTSDNFSYWILKLDGIRNNKDKELNDPKGFGTIEYAYYRMALDSGIKMMESKLLEENGRHHFMTKRFDRKEGGEKIHMQSLCALAHYDFNMAGAYSYEQTLEVIRKIISTNTKSALEQQFRRAAFNVIARNQDDHTKNIAFLMDQTGTWTLSPAFDMTYSYNPKGQWTNRHQMSINGKREKFGMEDFIELGKKADLKTIQIKSIIGQIKDTISRWRNFANQANVPSSLQKEIQNNLLASI from the coding sequence ATGAGTGACCCAGTGACATTGGCGAAGGTTTATCTATGGGGCTCTGTCGTTGGTTATATTTCTTGGAATGAAGAAGCAGGATTTGCATCTTTTGAGTATGACAATGAATTTTTAAATGCACCTGTTGAGCCATCACCTTTGTTTATGCCAAAAAGTAGGTCACTCTATTCTTTCAGAAATCTAAATGTTGATACCTTTAAAGGACTTCCAGGTATGCTTGCTGATTCTATTCCCGATAAATTTGGGAATGCTCTAATTGATGTTTGGCTTTCTACAATGGGAAGAGACTCCAAATCTTTTAATCCAGTCGAAAGGTTATGTTACATCGGTGAACGTGGTATGGGTGCTTTGGAATTCAAACCAGCAACATACAAATTAAGAATCACAAATGTTCCGATTGAGGTAGCCGAAATGGTTCAAATGGCATCAGAAATTCTAACCAATCGAAAAAAATTTTCTTCGAAATTGGAATTAGAAAATCAAAAAAAATTAAATCAATCTTTAACAAGCCTTCTAACAATTGGAACTTCTGCTGGTGGTGCTAGAGCAAAATGTATCATTGCTTATAATGAAAAAACAGGCGAGGTTCGCTCCGGGCAAGTAAAAACATCGGATAATTTTTCTTATTGGATATTGAAATTAGATGGAATACGAAATAATAAAGATAAAGAACTAAATGATCCAAAAGGATTCGGTACCATCGAATACGCTTACTACCGTATGGCTTTAGACAGTGGAATTAAAATGATGGAATCCAAACTACTTGAAGAAAATGGAAGACATCACTTTATGACAAAACGTTTTGATCGCAAAGAAGGTGGAGAAAAAATTCACATGCAATCACTCTGTGCTTTGGCACATTATGATTTTAATATGGCAGGGGCGTATAGTTATGAACAAACATTAGAGGTCATTCGCAAAATCATTTCAACAAACACTAAGAGTGCCTTAGAACAACAATTCCGAAGAGCGGCATTCAACGTAATCGCTCGTAACCAAGATGATCATACTAAGAATATCGCCTTTCTTATGGACCAAACTGGAACCTGGACTCTATCTCCAGCCTTTGACATGACTTATAGTTATAATCCGAAAGGACAATGGACAAACCGTCATCAAATGAGTATCAATGGGAAAAGAGAAAAATTTGGAATGGAAGATTTTATAGAACTTGGGAAAAAAGCGGATCTAAAGACAATTCAAATCAAATCCATTATTGGACAAATAAAAGATACCATCTCTCGATGGAGAAATTTCGCAAACCAAGCAAATGTACCCTCATCATTGCAAAAAGAAATTCAAAATAATTTATTAGCATCAATATAG
- a CDS encoding DDE-type integrase/transposase/recombinase, giving the protein MPWKETKVIEERIKFIAAVKSGQWCFADLCRDFNISRKTGYKYLKNYELEGIDGLKDKSRKRITRSNETSEKIVHLIVSLREDHPSWGPKKLRPILKAKFHRMKQIPSETTIGNILRKKGLVKPKKKRSRVPQSLFPFSDVVAPNDVWCVDFKGHFTVGNGNRCDPLTITDAYSRYLLACEILNKMNAEQTKAVFERVFKEYGLPQAIKSDNGSPFASKAIGGLTSLSIWWLKLGIRPERIEPGKPSQNGRHERMHRTLKEETALPPRSSLDAQQTAFDSFRDEFNKVRPHEALGFLTPAKVYKSSKRTFPKKILEIAYPTHIVTDKVHESGFAQYGPHRVFFGNPFIGEVVGFEEISDRHCRLYFANAILGILDLYTSKVLKYQRLLYRID; this is encoded by the coding sequence ATGCCTTGGAAGGAAACCAAAGTGATAGAAGAAAGAATCAAGTTCATAGCAGCTGTTAAAAGTGGTCAGTGGTGTTTTGCTGATCTTTGCCGAGACTTTAATATATCGAGGAAGACTGGCTATAAATATCTAAAGAATTATGAGTTGGAAGGTATCGACGGACTCAAAGATAAATCTAGAAAAAGAATCACACGGTCCAATGAAACTTCAGAGAAAATCGTTCACCTAATCGTATCGTTACGTGAAGACCATCCGTCTTGGGGTCCAAAAAAACTCCGTCCCATACTCAAAGCAAAGTTTCATCGTATGAAGCAGATTCCAAGTGAAACCACAATCGGAAACATTCTTCGCAAAAAAGGCTTAGTCAAACCTAAGAAAAAAAGATCAAGAGTTCCACAGTCTCTATTTCCATTTTCTGATGTAGTCGCACCCAATGATGTATGGTGTGTTGATTTTAAAGGCCATTTTACAGTCGGAAATGGCAATCGCTGCGATCCACTAACAATTACAGATGCATATAGTCGCTACCTTCTAGCATGTGAAATCCTGAATAAAATGAATGCAGAGCAAACAAAAGCGGTATTTGAAAGGGTTTTTAAAGAATATGGACTACCACAGGCAATTAAATCAGATAATGGATCACCTTTTGCAAGTAAGGCCATTGGCGGCTTAACTAGTCTTTCTATATGGTGGTTGAAATTAGGGATCCGACCGGAACGCATTGAACCAGGGAAACCATCTCAGAATGGTCGTCATGAGAGAATGCACAGAACACTCAAAGAAGAAACCGCATTACCTCCAAGATCTAGTTTGGATGCACAACAGACCGCCTTTGATTCATTCCGTGATGAATTTAACAAGGTAAGACCACATGAAGCCTTGGGTTTTCTGACACCTGCAAAAGTTTATAAATCTTCGAAAAGGACATTTCCCAAAAAGATTCTAGAAATAGCTTATCCCACACATATTGTTACCGATAAAGTTCATGAAAGTGGTTTTGCGCAGTACGGGCCCCATCGAGTGTTCTTTGGGAATCCTTTCATTGGAGAGGTAGTTGGCTTTGAAGAAATCTCTGATCGGCATTGTCGTCTTTACTTTGCGAATGCGATTCTTGGAATTTTGGATTTGTATACGAGTAAAGTCTTGAAATACCAGAGGCTATTGTATAGAATTGACTAG